A region from the Methanofollis liminatans DSM 4140 genome encodes:
- a CDS encoding archaellin/type IV pilin N-terminal domain-containing protein, translating to MRKFGKSDEAFTGLEAAIVLIAFVVVAAVFSYVMLGAGFFTSQKSQEVVHTSVDQASSSLEVRGDVYGMDNGNMTKAKDNVEANQKIDTLQFNVALTSGGSPVDINKTVLTYMTADEVVVLNRTLADKTHATLGIGNWTVADKVGTADTDFLIERGEQFVIWVKVPTELEADGKFSLEVKPSTGAALGIKRTAPAQIDVSNLLY from the coding sequence ATGCGAAAATTCGGAAAGAGTGATGAGGCATTCACCGGCCTCGAGGCTGCGATCGTGTTGATCGCATTCGTCGTGGTGGCCGCTGTGTTCTCATATGTGATGCTCGGCGCCGGGTTCTTCACCTCCCAGAAGAGCCAGGAGGTTGTGCACACCAGCGTCGATCAGGCGAGTTCGAGCCTGGAAGTGCGGGGAGATGTCTATGGCATGGACAATGGCAATATGACCAAAGCAAAGGATAATGTAGAGGCGAATCAGAAGATCGATACACTGCAGTTCAATGTTGCCCTGACCTCCGGCGGCTCTCCTGTCGATATCAACAAGACTGTGCTGACCTATATGACCGCAGACGAGGTTGTGGTACTTAACCGCACTCTTGCTGATAAAACACATGCAACTCTTGGCATTGGCAACTGGACCGTCGCTGATAAGGTAGGCACTGCCGATACTGATTTCCTGATTGAACGGGGAGAGCAGTTCGTGATCTGGGTAAAGGTACCTACGGAACTTGAGGCCGATGGCAAGTTTAGTCTTGAGGTGAAACCTTCTACGGGTGCAGCTCTTGGAATAAAGAGGACCGCACCGGCGCAGATCGATGTATCGAACCTGCTATATTGA
- a CDS encoding archaellin/type IV pilin N-terminal domain-containing protein, which translates to MKFMKHEEAFTGLEAAIVLIAFVVVAAVFSYVMLGAGFFTSQKSQEVVHTSVDQASSSVEIRGDVFGRDAGSTPSEIEIVEFAVALTAGGTALDMNSSVLTFQKSDVAVTTLTHAYANDYVSSTSVLNETTGDNKWWIYQKVNGDNDRLIEGSELFIIRAQLGATNEVAANEQFNLEIRPATGAALGLKRTAPAQIDAVNVLY; encoded by the coding sequence ATGAAGTTCATGAAACATGAAGAGGCATTCACCGGCCTCGAGGCTGCGATCGTGTTGATCGCATTCGTCGTGGTGGCCGCTGTGTTCTCGTACGTGATGCTCGGCGCCGGGTTCTTCACCTCCCAGAAGAGCCAGGAGGTTGTGCACACCAGTGTTGACCAAGCCAGTTCAAGCGTTGAAATCCGAGGAGATGTTTTTGGGCGGGATGCTGGTTCAACTCCCAGTGAAATCGAGATTGTTGAGTTTGCGGTGGCGTTGACTGCGGGAGGGACTGCACTTGATATGAACAGTTCCGTTCTCACGTTCCAGAAGAGTGACGTGGCAGTGACAACATTGACTCATGCTTATGCCAATGATTACGTTTCGTCAACATCTGTCCTGAACGAGACAACTGGCGATAACAAGTGGTGGATCTATCAGAAGGTCAATGGAGACAACGACAGGTTGATCGAAGGCAGTGAACTGTTCATCATTCGGGCTCAGCTCGGTGCTACGAACGAGGTCGCTGCAAATGAGCAGTTCAACCTTGAAATCCGCCCTGCAACAGGTGCAGCCCTTGGACTGAAGAGAACTGCCCCAGCACAGATCGATGCTGTGAATGTCTTATACTGA
- a CDS encoding archaellin/type IV pilin N-terminal domain-containing protein: protein MKFMKHEEAFTGLEAAIVLIAFVVVAAVFSYVMLGAGFFTSQKSQEVVHTSVDQASSSLEIHGDVYGLDSDDGDNVDLIDFTITLTAGGSPVDVPKVAITFQNSTYAGVVTYDKTQNGSDPNTANTWCIYKKVDSDDDTLLEFGEQFVIRLKPKGELPPDDKFSVDIKPPVGAALGLKRTIPPQVDAVNLLY, encoded by the coding sequence ATGAAGTTCATGAAACATGAAGAGGCATTCACCGGCCTTGAGGCTGCGATCGTCCTGATCGCATTCGTCGTCGTTGCGGCGGTGTTCTCGTACGTGATGCTCGGCGCCGGGTTCTTCACCTCCCAGAAGAGCCAGGAGGTTGTGCACACCAGTGTTGACCAGGCCAGTTCAAGTCTTGAAATCCATGGCGATGTCTATGGTCTCGATTCCGATGATGGCGACAATGTTGATCTTATTGATTTCACCATCACACTGACAGCAGGTGGATCGCCGGTTGATGTGCCGAAAGTGGCTATAACATTCCAGAACAGCACCTATGCTGGTGTCGTAACCTACGATAAGACTCAAAACGGTTCTGATCCAAATACTGCCAATACCTGGTGTATTTATAAAAAAGTTGATTCAGACGATGATACGCTCCTTGAGTTCGGGGAACAGTTTGTCATCCGTCTTAAGCCTAAGGGTGAACTGCCTCCCGACGACAAATTCTCTGTCGATATTAAACCACCAGTCGGCGCGGCGCTCGGTCTGAAGAGAACCATCCCGCCCCAGGTTGACGCGGTGAACCTCCTCTACTAA